A region of Neovison vison isolate M4711 chromosome 7, ASM_NN_V1, whole genome shotgun sequence DNA encodes the following proteins:
- the LOC122914067 gene encoding protein SET-like, with protein sequence MAPKCQSSLPPQMKKPRQPPAPKPGQTSTSQHLHKGEKEQQEAIEHTDEVQNEIDRPNEQASEEILKVEQKYNKLCQPFFQKRLELISKIPNFGVTTFVNHPQVSALLGEEDEEALHYLTRVEVTEFEDIKSGYRIDFYFDENPYFENKVLSKEFHLNESGDSSSKSTEIKWKSGKDLMKRSSQTQNKASRKRQHEEPESFFTWFTDHSDAGADELGEVIKDDIWPNPLQYYLVLDMVDEEGEGEEDDDDEEEEEGLEDMMKKEMRMKVKKMKR encoded by the coding sequence ATGGCCCCCAAATGCCAGTCTTCGCTCCCACCTCAAATGAAGAAACCGAGACAGCCTCCTGCCCCCAAGCCAGGCCAGACGTCAACATCTCAGCACTtgcataaaggagaaaaagaacagcaagaagCAATTGAACATACTGATGaagtacaaaatgaaatagaCAGACCTAATGAACAAGCCAGTGAGGAGATTTTGAAAGTAGAACAGAAATATAACAAACTCTGCCAACCATTTTTTCAGAAGAGGTTGGAATTGATCTCCAAAATCCCCAATTTTGGGGTAACAACATTTGTCAACCATCCACAAGTGTCTGCACTGCTTggggaggaggatgaagaggCGCTGCATTATTTGACAAGAGTTGAAGTGACAGAATTTGAAGATATTAAATCAGGTTAcagaatagatttttattttgatgaaaacccTTACTTCGAAAATAAAGTTCTCTCCAAAGAATTTCATCTGAATGAGAGTGGTGATTCATCTTCAAAGTCCACTGAAATCAAATGGAAATCTGGAAAGGATTTGATGAAACGTTCAAGTCAAACACAGAATAAAGCCAGCAGGAAGAGACAGCATGAGGAACCAGAGAGCTTCTTCACCTGGTTTACTGACCATTCTGATGCAGGTGCAGATGAGTTAGGAGAAGTCATCAAAGATGATATTTGGCCAAATCCATTACAGTACTACTTGGTTCTCGATATGGTTgatgaagaaggggaaggagaagaggatgatgatgatgaggaagaagaagaaggattggAAGATATGATGAAGAAGGAGATGAGGATGAAGGTGAAGAAGATGAAGAGATga